The sequence AGTAAAGTGCTTCAAAGCCTTTTATGTGTTCTATTTTATACTCTTTGTTTTTTTCAAGGTTATCCATAAGTTCTTTTGTTTTTTTATCGCCAAATTCATGGAAAAGCAATCTTTCAACATTTGAAGATACTAAAATGTCCATAGCAGGACTCATGGTTTGGATTAACTTTTTACCTTTTATATCATAAACATTATCATTAAAAAAATGTGTTAAAACATTATTTTCATTTGAAGCTATTTTAATGGTATCAATTTTTGCCCCCATTTTTTTAGCATAATACGCACCCAAAGCATTTCCAAAATTTCCACTTGGAACTACTATATCAAAACTTTCGTTATCTTTTATAATGCCATTTTTTAGAAGATAAATATATGCATAAAAATGGTAAATGATTTGAAAAAGTATTCTTCCAAAATTTACTGAATTTGCTGCACTTAGATAAAAATTTGACTCTTTTAAACTATTTTTAAAATCTTCATCTTTTAAAAGTGTTTTTAAAGCTTGTTGTGCATCATCAAAATTTCCTTTAATGCCTAACACTTTTAAATTGCCAGCATCTGCATTTACCATTTGAAGTCTTTGAACTTCACTAGTTCCTTTGCTTGGGTATAAACATACAACTTTTACATTATTTTTGTTTGCAAAAGCTTGAAGTGTGGCTGGACCTGTATCGCCACTTGTTGCACACATTATTAGATAATTTTTATTTTCTTTTTCTGCAAGATTACTAATAATTTCACTAAAAGGCTGAAGTGCCATATCTTTAAAAGCTCTTGTTGGCCCATGAAAAAGTTCATTTATATATAAATTTTCACCAATTTTTTCAATTTTTAAAGGCAGAGTTTTGTCATCAAATGTTTTATATTTTTCAAGTGCTTTTAAAAAAACTTCATTTTCTATATCAAAATTAAAACTTTTTATAATCTCTAATGCAAATTCGCTATAACTTAGTTTCATAGCTTTTTTAAAAAAATCTTTATCAAATTTTGGTAAATTTTGTGGTGTAAAAAGTCCGCCAAAATCAGCACTTGGATTGAGTAGTGCTTGGCTTAAATCTACTTTTTGATTTGCGTTTCTTGTTCCAACTAATTCCATTAAATTCCTTAACTAATAACTATATATTAAATAGTGTTATATTTTTAATCTATTTTGAAATTTGTAATTTCACTTAATTTTTTATTCACATTAAAAAATTCAAATCTAAAATTTGAACCAATTCCAAATTCTTCTATTCTTTTTGTGTGCATTTTTAGATATTTTTCAGCATTTTCTTTGGTATCAAATGCATAAATTCCACCCGCTATTTTCTTCTCTTTATTTTCTGTCCAAATTTTCCATAAAAAGCCAGGTTCTTTTGTTATAGATTCTGCTAACTCTTTTGTTTGATTATACATATCATTACCATAACCGCCATTGTAATCAAAATACATTTGTAGTATTATCATTTTTTCATCCTTTTAATTTTTTTGATATTTTATCAACATTTTGTAAATTTATATAATTATCCAAAGCTGCTTTAAAATTATCTCCTATTTTTGTTTTTAATTCTATTGTAGAAATAGGTAGATTGAAATCCTTGATTTTAACATAATCTTTTTTAGTTATAAGTAAAGAAGTAGCATTGTATTTTTTAATAATATCTTCAAGTTCGCATTTTTTAAAACTATAATGATCACTAAAAAATTCTTTTCCTATACATTTGCTAAAATACTCTTTTAGCCTGTCTGGGTTTGCAATAGCTGTAACTAAAACCATTCTTTTTGAAGGGTTTACGATGTAAGATGTTTGCAAAATATCATCTTTTTTAGGTATAAAATTTGCAAATTTATAAAAGCTTTTTGGATATCTATAAACTCCGCTTGGAATAGTTGAGTTTGAATATGGCTCTTTTTTAGGTTTTAGCAAGATGTTAAATTTTAATATATTAAATTTAGAAAAACCATCATCAAAAATTATAAGCTTACAACCTAGCTCTTTAGCTCTTTTTATTGCTTTAACTCTGTTTTCGCTAACTATTACATTTGCACCCATTAATGCATATTCCATAGCCTCATCACCACTTATTTTTACATCTGATAAAATTTTATTATCAAGTGATACTTCTATCATTCCTTTAGACTCTCTTTTATACCCACGAAGAATTATAAAAGTTTTGTATTTTTTTGAGTAATTTTCATAAATGGCTTTTGTTAAAGGTGTTTTTCCACTACCGCCTAAAACTAAATTCCCAACATTTATAATTGGAATACCATAATCAATCTCATATGAAATTTGTTTTTTAATTAATATTATGAGTGTGTAGATTATGCTAATTGGTACTAGTAAAAATGATAATATTTTTTGTATAAAATTTGGACTATAAAAGTAATTATTAGCCCAAATATGAAGATTTTTTTTAAACACTATTGTTTGCAATAAAACTAATTTTTTCACATATATACTCAACTTCTTCATCTTTTAGATCAGCGTATATTGGAAGTGATAGAATTTGTTGATATGTTTTTAAGGCACCTGGAAATTCATTTACTTTAAATCCATATTTTTGTTTATAGTATGTTAGAAAATGGATTGGTATATAGTGCAGTGCTGTGTTGATTCCAAATTCCATTAATTGTCTTGCAAAGTTGTCTCTATTTTTATCAATTTTAATTATAAATTGAGTATATATACCTTCATCATTTAGTTTTGGTAAAAATATATGAGGACACTCTTTTAGCCTTTCATGATACATTTTAGCTATATCTCTTCTTCTTTTTGTAAAAATATCAATTTTTTCAAATTGGGCTTTTGCAAAGGCTGCAGATATAGCACCGATATCGTATTTTTGTCCTATCTCAAAGACATCATACATATAGTTAAGTGCATTTTGGTTTACATTGAAATGGTTTATTATTCCATTGCTTCTTATTATTTTTGCTTGTTCATTAACCTCTTCATCGTTTGTTGTAAAAAATCCAGCTACAGCTACTGAGTTTTGAAATTGAGGATTTATTCTAAAACACGATACAAAAGAGTCTTTTATGGATCCTATTAGTTTTCCTTTATAAGTAGTTCCAATGGCTCTACTTGCGTCATCTATGATTTTAATATTATATTGTTTAGCTAAGGCATAAATTTCATCCATTTTAGAACTATATCCAGCTACGTGGTTTATAAATGCAGCTTTAAGTTTTTTATGTTTGTTTTTAATTAGAGTTTCTTCAAATTTATTGATATCAATATTTAAAGTATTTTCATCAATATCAACAGGTATTGGCTCTGCATCAAAATGGCGAATTACTTCTGGAATATCAGGGAATGAGTTTACAGAGCAGATTATCTTATCAGCTCTTTTTATTCCCATTGCACAAAGCGCTAAGTGCAATGCACTTGTGCCATTATTTGTTAAAACCGCATATTTAGAATTAAAATATTTTTTAATATCAGTTTCAAATGTTTCAATTATGTTTGAGTTTTGGTTAAACAGTACTTTTAAAATTAACTCCTCTTCTTTATTGTCTATACTGGCCCTAAAAAAAGGTATCTTTTTCAATTTTATTCCTTAATTAAATCTCTTATATTGGCAATTGGTGGCATTTTAAGTTTAAAATTATTGCTTTTAATTCTATTTCTTATAAAATTCACCAATTCATTATCATATTTTTTTTCTAATTTATTAAAACTTAAACCATTGTCTTTGATATCTTTTAAGACTTTATCCATCTCTTTGTATGTATATCCAAGTTCAGCCTCATCGCTTTGACCCTCCCACAGGTCTCCGCTAGGGGCTTTGTTTATAATTTTGTCATCAATATTTAAGTATTTTGCAAACTCAAAAAGTTCAGTTTTAAAAATTTCGCCTATTGGGTTAAAAGCATAAGCTAAATCCCCATAAACAGTTCCATAACCAAGCATTCTCTCACTTAAGTTGCTAGTTCCAACGACAACTGCTTGCATATAGTTTGATATATCATATAAAACACACATCCTAAGCCTGGAAGTAAGGTTTCCTTTTCTTAACTTATTAAGCATACCGATATTATCTTCATAGGCTGATATCATTGTTTCAATATTTATGATTTTATGTATTATACCAAAATCATTGCAATGCGATATAGCATCTTCTATATTTGCTTTACTGCTTGAGCCACTTGGTATTATTATTCCAAATGTATGTTTTATAGAAATTTTAGCACAAAGAGTTGAAACTATAGCAGAGTCAAGTCCTCCGCTTATGCCAACTATAAAATTTTCTCTTCCTGTATCTTTCAAACTTTTTTTTAAAAATTTAATTAACTCTTTTTCTAGTTTCTTATAATTCACTCTTTTGCCTAAAATAAATAATTTGACATTAATTTTAGCATAATTTTGATAAAATGTGATTAAAAAGAATACTATTAGGTGAAAAATGCAGTATTTAGTGAAAGAATTTGGCTCTGTTATGACAAATTGTTATATCTTAGATAATGGTTTTGAACAACTAGTTATAGATCCTGGTGAAAATAGTTATGAATGGGTAAAACAAAATAGTAACAATATACTTGCTGTTTTAAATACTCATGGGCATTATGATCATGTTTATGATAATTATAAATTTCAAAAAGATGGTGTAGAAATTTATATCCATAAAGACGATGCTTTTTTAGTATCAAATGATCCTTTTGGGCTTTTAAAAAATGGATCTAGTCCAGATGTATTAGCAAATGATGAAGATAAATTTAAAATAGGACAATTTAGTGTGAAATTTCACCATTTTCCAGGGCACACGCCAGGGTGCTCTATGATAGAAATAGGGGATTTTATGTTTAGTGGTGATTTTTTATTTAATAGCAGTATAGGGAGATTTGACTTTCCATTTTCAAATTCAGATGATATGAAAAAATCACTTTTAAAGGTTAAAAATTTTAAAAAAGAGTTTATTTTATTACCAGGGCATGGAGAGAAAAGCACATTGCAAACTGAGATTTCTCATATTGATTACTATCTAAAGGCATTTGGATTTTAAGGTATAAAAACTTTTTAAATTTTAAGTTTTACATACACTCTTTTTGGGGCAGGGTAGCCTTCAATGGTCTTTGAGTTATCATTTGGATCTAGGAAATTTTCTAAGCTTTGACCATCTATCCAAGGAGTTTTTCTCTGCTCATTCAAATCAGTCTCTTTTGTTGCAAGTATTTCAAAATCTTTAAATTTAGCCTTCTCACACCAGTTTTGTAGGGCTTTTATAGTTGGGACAAAATAGATATTTGAAATTTTGGAGTAGCTGTTTTTTGGACAGAGTGCAAAATCTCCGTCCATATCAATATACATGGTATCTAAAAAAACCTCTCCATTTTTATTTAAAGAGATTTTTAAATCTTTTAGCATTTTTATCGGGTCGCTTCTGTGATATATCACTCCAAGACAAAATAAAGTATCAAATTTATGCTCATAAAATGGCAAATGTTCAACCCCTAAAAGCTCATAAACTATATCGCTTTTTATATATTTGTTTAAAAATAAAAATTGCAAATATGTTCTAATAGATGGGTCAAATCCAACTAATTTTTTAGGTAAAAACTCAAGCATTCTAAAAAGATAATAACCATTGTTGCAACCTATATCGCCGACTATCTTATCTTTTAAATTTAGATGAGGTTTTAAGATATTAAACTTAATATTGCTTTGCCATTCGCTATCTATAAAGATGTCAAAGATGTTAAAAGGACCTTTTCGCCAAGGTTTAAGCATTAAAGCAATTTGTAAAATTTCATCTTTTTGTTCATTTGAAATATCTGCTTTTATATCTACAATATCATCAACTTTAACAGTGCTTTTTATATCGTTTAGTTTTAAAATTTCATTATAAATTTGCTCACTGTTTTTAAATTTTAAAGCTTTTAAATTTTCATCTCTAATCTTATTTAAATTCATTTTTTATCCTTAAATTTGTTATACTATCATTTTAAAAGTTTTAAAAGGATAAAATTATGCAAAAAGTTATGGATTATTTTAAACAAATTTGTAAAATTCCTCATTGTAGTTTTGAAACTGATGAGATGAGAGAATACCTAGTAAAACATGCCAAAAAAAATGGCTTTACAGTTCAAATTGATGAAGCAGGAAACATTTATACTTTTAAAGGAGAGCCAAAAATTTGTCTTCAAAGTCATTATGATATGGTTTGTGTTGGCAATGCACCAAAGATAGAGTTAGTTGAAAAAGATGGAATACTAAGTGCTAAAGATAGCTCACTTGGTGCTGATAATGGTATCGGGGTTGCTATAAGTTTGGTTATGATGGATGAATTTAGCGATCTTGAAGTTATTTTTACAAACAACGAAGAAGTTGGGCTTTGGGGTGCGGCTAGATTTGAGTTTAAGACAAAAAGTAAAAAGCTTTTAAATTTAGACAGTGAAGAGGATTTTAGAGTATCAATTGGTTGTGCAGGAAGTGTTGATATGTATGCAACTTCCAAAATCGAAAAGAAAAAAATAAATGGTTATGCTTATAAACTTGCAATTGATGATTTCCCAGGCGGACATAGTGGAACTGAGATTGATAAAAATATACCAAATGCTATTAAATTTCTAATCAAATTTGTAAAAGAAAATAAAGGAAAATTAAGCTTTATAGATGGAGGCGAAAGAAGAAATTCAATTCCCGCTAAAGCTTTTTTAACCGCTGTTTTTGATAAAGAAATTTCATCTTTTCCTAAATATATAAAGTCTGAATTTATAGGCAAAAAAGATATTGAAATTTATAAAAATAGCGATGAGATTGTTGATATGCTTTGTATATTTTCTCAAGGAGTTCGCTCATTTAATAAAGATCTTAAAATTCCAGAAGATAGTATAAATCTTTCAACCGTAAAAGAAAAAAATGAGGTTTTAGAGGTGCTATTTTTTGCAAGATCTATGAGTAAAGAGGGGCTTGAAAACTCTAAATTTGAAACTAAGGTTTTAGCAAATAATTTTGGTTTTGATATTGT is a genomic window of Campylobacter blaseri containing:
- the thrC gene encoding threonine synthase, which translates into the protein MELVGTRNANQKVDLSQALLNPSADFGGLFTPQNLPKFDKDFFKKAMKLSYSEFALEIIKSFNFDIENEVFLKALEKYKTFDDKTLPLKIEKIGENLYINELFHGPTRAFKDMALQPFSEIISNLAEKENKNYLIMCATSGDTGPATLQAFANKNNVKVVCLYPSKGTSEVQRLQMVNADAGNLKVLGIKGNFDDAQQALKTLLKDEDFKNSLKESNFYLSAANSVNFGRILFQIIYHFYAYIYLLKNGIIKDNESFDIVVPSGNFGNALGAYYAKKMGAKIDTIKIASNENNVLTHFFNDNVYDIKGKKLIQTMSPAMDILVSSNVERLLFHEFGDKKTKELMDNLEKNKEYKIEHIKGFEALYCTDKECSCFIKNMADKGKLIDPHTATCFKFKPNKPTIVTSTAHWVKFTPSMIKAIKDEKIYNEKEQMQLLASEFNDEIPSEILELFEKKAVHNDVVKKTDIKAKILEWIKL
- a CDS encoding monooxygenase gives rise to the protein MIILQMYFDYNGGYGNDMYNQTKELAESITKEPGFLWKIWTENKEKKIAGGIYAFDTKENAEKYLKMHTKRIEEFGIGSNFRFEFFNVNKKLSEITNFKID
- a CDS encoding tetraacyldisaccharide 4'-kinase, which codes for MFKKNLHIWANNYFYSPNFIQKILSFLLVPISIIYTLIILIKKQISYEIDYGIPIINVGNLVLGGSGKTPLTKAIYENYSKKYKTFIILRGYKRESKGMIEVSLDNKILSDVKISGDEAMEYALMGANVIVSENRVKAIKRAKELGCKLIIFDDGFSKFNILKFNILLKPKKEPYSNSTIPSGVYRYPKSFYKFANFIPKKDDILQTSYIVNPSKRMVLVTAIANPDRLKEYFSKCIGKEFFSDHYSFKKCELEDIIKKYNATSLLITKKDYVKIKDFNLPISTIELKTKIGDNFKAALDNYINLQNVDKISKKLKG
- a CDS encoding DegT/DnrJ/EryC1/StrS family aminotransferase, which codes for MKKIPFFRASIDNKEEELILKVLFNQNSNIIETFETDIKKYFNSKYAVLTNNGTSALHLALCAMGIKRADKIICSVNSFPDIPEVIRHFDAEPIPVDIDENTLNIDINKFEETLIKNKHKKLKAAFINHVAGYSSKMDEIYALAKQYNIKIIDDASRAIGTTYKGKLIGSIKDSFVSCFRINPQFQNSVAVAGFFTTNDEEVNEQAKIIRSNGIINHFNVNQNALNYMYDVFEIGQKYDIGAISAAFAKAQFEKIDIFTKRRRDIAKMYHERLKECPHIFLPKLNDEGIYTQFIIKIDKNRDNFARQLMEFGINTALHYIPIHFLTYYKQKYGFKVNEFPGALKTYQQILSLPIYADLKDEEVEYICEKISFIANNSV
- a CDS encoding NAD+ synthase, whose translation is MNYKKLEKELIKFLKKSLKDTGRENFIVGISGGLDSAIVSTLCAKISIKHTFGIIIPSGSSSKANIEDAISHCNDFGIIHKIINIETMISAYEDNIGMLNKLRKGNLTSRLRMCVLYDISNYMQAVVVGTSNLSERMLGYGTVYGDLAYAFNPIGEIFKTELFEFAKYLNIDDKIINKAPSGDLWEGQSDEAELGYTYKEMDKVLKDIKDNGLSFNKLEKKYDNELVNFIRNRIKSNNFKLKMPPIANIRDLIKE
- a CDS encoding MBL fold metallo-hydrolase, with the protein product MQYLVKEFGSVMTNCYILDNGFEQLVIDPGENSYEWVKQNSNNILAVLNTHGHYDHVYDNYKFQKDGVEIYIHKDDAFLVSNDPFGLLKNGSSPDVLANDEDKFKIGQFSVKFHHFPGHTPGCSMIEIGDFMFSGDFLFNSSIGRFDFPFSNSDDMKKSLLKVKNFKKEFILLPGHGEKSTLQTEISHIDYYLKAFGF
- the cmoB gene encoding tRNA 5-methoxyuridine(34)/uridine 5-oxyacetic acid(34) synthase CmoB; this encodes MNLNKIRDENLKALKFKNSEQIYNEILKLNDIKSTVKVDDIVDIKADISNEQKDEILQIALMLKPWRKGPFNIFDIFIDSEWQSNIKFNILKPHLNLKDKIVGDIGCNNGYYLFRMLEFLPKKLVGFDPSIRTYLQFLFLNKYIKSDIVYELLGVEHLPFYEHKFDTLFCLGVIYHRSDPIKMLKDLKISLNKNGEVFLDTMYIDMDGDFALCPKNSYSKISNIYFVPTIKALQNWCEKAKFKDFEILATKETDLNEQRKTPWIDGQSLENFLDPNDNSKTIEGYPAPKRVYVKLKI
- a CDS encoding M28 family peptidase — its product is MQKVMDYFKQICKIPHCSFETDEMREYLVKHAKKNGFTVQIDEAGNIYTFKGEPKICLQSHYDMVCVGNAPKIELVEKDGILSAKDSSLGADNGIGVAISLVMMDEFSDLEVIFTNNEEVGLWGAARFEFKTKSKKLLNLDSEEDFRVSIGCAGSVDMYATSKIEKKKINGYAYKLAIDDFPGGHSGTEIDKNIPNAIKFLIKFVKENKGKLSFIDGGERRNSIPAKAFLTAVFDKEISSFPKYIKSEFIGKKDIEIYKNSDEIVDMLCIFSQGVRSFNKDLKIPEDSINLSTVKEKNEVLEVLFFARSMSKEGLENSKFETKVLANNFGFDIVSENQTTPWKPEINDFSKAVLKNLKKYSPNAEFAAVHAGLECGVFIGQDEKLLATSIGPNIHSPHSVNERLEIDSVGIITDAVRGLLKDLIG